In Mycobacterium sp. Aquia_216, a genomic segment contains:
- a CDS encoding magnesium transporter MgtE N-terminal domain-containing protein, with protein sequence MASVNRVYVARLARMLVLGPMGENFGRIRDVVINISIVRQQPRVLGLVVDLATRRSIFIPMLRVAAIEPNAVTLNTGSVSLRHFEQRPGEVLASGQILDTAVTVNDPELPELVGRDVVITDLGIEQSRTRDWLVTRIAVRSTRRLGRRGPVHVVDWQSVHGLTPSALAMPGQAVAQLLNQFEGRRAVDVADAIRGLPAKRRTEVFKALTDERLADILQELPESEQADALSQLGTERAADVLEEMDPDDAADLLGELNPTDAELLLARMDPDESAPVRRLLKHSPDTAGGLMTSDPVVLTADTTVAEALALARDPDLTPALSSMVFVARPPTATPTGRYLGCVPLQRLLREPPSELIGGIVDSDLYTLTPETTLAAVTRYFAAYNLVCGPVVDAANHLLGAVTVDDLLDHLLPHDWRADAQELTGAIGRGDATEGAS encoded by the coding sequence ATGGCATCGGTCAACAGGGTGTACGTGGCGCGGCTGGCACGGATGTTGGTGCTGGGGCCGATGGGCGAAAACTTCGGGCGCATCCGCGATGTCGTGATCAACATCAGCATCGTCCGCCAGCAACCGCGGGTGTTGGGGCTGGTCGTCGATCTGGCGACCCGCCGCAGCATTTTCATCCCGATGCTGCGGGTCGCCGCGATCGAGCCCAACGCCGTGACGCTCAACACCGGAAGCGTCTCGCTGCGCCACTTCGAACAGCGTCCGGGCGAGGTGCTGGCGAGCGGTCAGATCCTCGACACTGCGGTCACGGTCAACGACCCCGAACTCCCGGAGCTGGTCGGCCGTGACGTCGTGATCACCGACCTGGGCATCGAGCAGTCCCGCACCCGCGACTGGCTGGTGACCAGGATCGCCGTGCGAAGCACGCGTCGACTCGGACGGCGCGGGCCGGTGCATGTGGTCGACTGGCAGAGCGTGCACGGATTGACGCCCTCGGCGTTGGCGATGCCGGGCCAGGCGGTGGCTCAACTGCTCAATCAATTCGAGGGACGGCGCGCGGTCGACGTGGCCGACGCCATCCGCGGGCTGCCGGCCAAGCGGCGTACCGAGGTGTTCAAGGCCCTGACAGACGAGCGGCTGGCCGACATCCTGCAGGAGTTGCCCGAGTCGGAGCAGGCCGACGCACTGTCGCAGCTGGGCACCGAACGCGCGGCCGACGTGCTGGAAGAGATGGACCCCGACGATGCCGCCGACCTGCTCGGCGAGCTGAATCCGACGGATGCCGAGCTGCTGCTGGCCCGGATGGACCCGGACGAATCCGCCCCGGTGCGAAGGCTTTTGAAGCACTCCCCCGACACCGCGGGTGGATTGATGACGTCCGATCCGGTGGTGCTGACCGCCGACACCACGGTGGCCGAGGCACTGGCACTGGCCCGCGACCCCGACCTCACCCCCGCACTGTCGTCGATGGTGTTCGTGGCGCGCCCGCCGACCGCCACACCCACCGGTCGATACCTGGGCTGTGTTCCGCTACAGCGGCTGCTTCGCGAACCGCCGAGCGAGCTGATCGGCGGAATCGTCGATAGTGACCTCTACACCCTGACCCCGGAGACCACGCTGGCCGCCGTGACGCGCTACTTCGCCGCCTACAACCTGGTGTGCGGTCCCGTCGTCGACGCCGCAAACCACCTGCTGGGCGCCGTCACCGTCGACGACCTGCTCGACCACCTGCTGCCACACGACTGGCGCGCGGATGCCCAAGAGCTGACCGGCGCTATCGGACGCGGCGACGCAACCGAGGGGGCTTCGTGA
- the tatB gene encoding Sec-independent protein translocase protein TatB, with amino-acid sequence MFGNLSWEHILVLVVVGLVILGPERLPGAIRWTSTSLRQARDYLSGMTSQLRQDLGPEFDDLRGPLSELQKLRGMTPRAALTKHLLDGDDSFLTGNFDRPAANGTPNGVQNAAQQHAPGPVPYDTDAT; translated from the coding sequence ATGTTCGGGAACCTGAGCTGGGAGCACATCCTGGTCCTCGTGGTGGTCGGGCTGGTGATCCTTGGGCCGGAGCGGCTTCCGGGTGCGATCCGCTGGACGTCGACCTCGCTGCGGCAGGCCCGCGACTACCTCAGCGGTATGACCAGCCAACTGCGCCAGGACCTCGGGCCCGAGTTCGACGATCTGCGCGGACCGCTGAGCGAGCTGCAGAAATTGCGGGGGATGACGCCGCGCGCCGCGCTGACCAAGCATCTGCTGGACGGCGACGACTCATTCCTCACCGGAAACTTCGACCGCCCGGCGGCCAACGGCACGCCGAACGGGGTGCAAAACGCAGCCCAGCAGCATGCGCCCGGCCCGGTGCCGTACGACACCGACGCAACCTAG
- a CDS encoding Mrp/NBP35 family ATP-binding protein: MSRHETGELNAAIRTALGKVIDPELRRPITELGMVKSIDVDSDGGVHVAIYLTTESCPKKTEITDRVGQAVSDVPGTGAVKVSLDVMNDEQRTELRKQLRGDAREPVIPFAQPSSLTRVYAVASGKGGVGKSSVTVNLAAAMAARGLSVGVLDADIHGHSIPRMMGTTDRPTQVESMILPPIAHEVKVISIAQFTEGNTPVVWRGPMLHRALQQFLADVYWGDLDVLLLDLPPGTGDIAISVAQLIPNAEILVVTTPQLAAAEVAERAGSIALQTRQRIVGVVENMSGLVLPDGSTMQVFGEGGGVQVAERLSRAVGAEVPLLGQIPLDPALVAAGDSGVPIVLSAPDSPVGKELRSVADKLSARKRGLAGVSLGLDPTRR; this comes from the coding sequence ATGTCCCGTCATGAGACTGGCGAGTTGAACGCAGCTATCCGCACCGCCCTGGGCAAGGTGATCGACCCCGAATTGCGGCGTCCCATCACCGAACTGGGGATGGTCAAGAGCATCGATGTCGACTCCGACGGCGGCGTGCACGTCGCGATCTACCTGACTACCGAGAGCTGCCCGAAAAAGACCGAAATCACCGACCGCGTCGGCCAGGCCGTCTCCGACGTCCCCGGCACCGGGGCGGTGAAAGTCAGCCTGGACGTGATGAACGACGAGCAGCGCACCGAGCTGCGCAAGCAGTTGCGCGGCGACGCCCGCGAGCCCGTCATCCCGTTCGCCCAGCCCAGCTCGCTGACCCGGGTCTATGCGGTCGCATCCGGCAAGGGCGGCGTGGGGAAGTCGAGCGTCACGGTCAATCTGGCCGCCGCGATGGCCGCCCGCGGCCTGTCGGTCGGCGTGCTCGACGCCGATATCCACGGCCATTCCATCCCCCGGATGATGGGCACCACCGACCGGCCCACGCAGGTCGAGTCGATGATCCTGCCGCCGATCGCCCACGAGGTGAAGGTCATCTCGATCGCGCAGTTCACCGAGGGCAACACCCCGGTGGTGTGGCGCGGACCGATGCTGCACCGGGCGTTGCAGCAGTTCCTGGCCGACGTGTACTGGGGCGACCTGGACGTGCTGCTGCTCGATCTGCCGCCCGGTACCGGCGACATCGCGATCTCGGTGGCTCAGCTGATCCCCAACGCGGAGATCCTGGTCGTGACCACGCCGCAGTTGGCCGCCGCCGAGGTCGCCGAGCGGGCCGGCAGCATCGCGCTGCAAACCCGCCAGCGCATCGTCGGCGTCGTGGAGAACATGTCCGGGCTCGTCCTGCCGGACGGCTCGACCATGCAGGTGTTCGGCGAGGGGGGCGGCGTGCAGGTGGCCGAGCGGCTCTCTCGCGCGGTGGGCGCCGAGGTGCCGCTGCTGGGTCAGATCCCGCTGGACCCGGCGCTGGTGGCTGCCGGTGATTCGGGGGTCCCGATCGTGCTGAGCGCACCCGATTCGCCGGTGGGAAAGGAGCTGCGCAGCGTGGCCGACAAGCTGTCGGCACGAAAGCGTGGATTGGCAGGCGTGTCGCTGGGACTCGATCCGACCCGGCGCTAG
- a CDS encoding lytic transglycosylase domain-containing protein — protein MRIGGRLGARPAVAAVRKWGLPVTRAQAFSVAVISPLVFAGAVGATPEPIHGKSPIPSVHAVITPVAAVSPTVPDLSGPVVIAIDRAPTAFHVAAGAASAPPPPRVVSAPGALGIPMMALTAYRNAEQKMAVSDPACGVSWNLLAGIGRIESGHASGGAVDSRGTAVTPIYGPSLDGTLPGNEVIISSSAGNRVTYARALGPMQFLPGTWARYAADGDGDGVADPQNLFDSTLTAARYLCSGALNLRDPAQVMAAILRYNNSTAYAQNVLGWAAAYATGVVPVDLPPITGPPPPLGNAHDEHPEGLGPGLPINMIGLPQDDPLARMPLIDLTGLPPQASVAPPPMFPWMTPPPSQAPTTGHMPGCTVICISSQTPPTGGPQLGPQGFAPQAPPPFAPQAPPPFAPQAPAPFAPQAPAPFAPQAPPPPANPAPPIAPAAQAPAPPG, from the coding sequence GTGCGCATAGGGGGTCGCTTGGGTGCACGCCCGGCCGTCGCGGCGGTGCGGAAGTGGGGGCTTCCCGTAACTCGGGCACAGGCATTCAGCGTGGCGGTGATCAGCCCGCTGGTGTTCGCGGGTGCCGTGGGCGCGACGCCAGAGCCCATCCACGGCAAGAGTCCTATCCCGTCGGTGCATGCCGTCATCACTCCCGTCGCCGCCGTGTCCCCGACGGTTCCCGACCTGTCCGGGCCGGTTGTCATCGCCATCGACCGGGCGCCGACGGCCTTCCACGTCGCGGCGGGCGCCGCATCGGCTCCGCCGCCACCCAGGGTGGTGAGTGCGCCCGGTGCGCTGGGAATTCCGATGATGGCGCTGACCGCCTACCGCAACGCGGAACAGAAGATGGCCGTCTCCGATCCGGCCTGCGGCGTCAGCTGGAACTTGCTGGCCGGCATCGGGCGCATCGAGTCGGGCCACGCGAGCGGCGGCGCCGTCGACTCACGCGGCACCGCGGTGACCCCGATCTACGGCCCCTCCCTGGACGGCACGTTGCCCGGCAACGAGGTGATTATCTCGAGCAGCGCCGGCAACCGCGTCACCTACGCCCGCGCGCTGGGGCCCATGCAGTTCCTGCCGGGCACGTGGGCGCGTTATGCGGCCGACGGCGACGGCGACGGTGTGGCCGACCCGCAAAATCTGTTCGACTCGACGCTGACGGCCGCCCGCTACCTCTGCAGCGGCGCGCTGAACCTGCGCGACCCGGCGCAGGTCATGGCCGCGATCCTGCGCTACAACAACTCGACGGCCTACGCCCAGAACGTGCTGGGCTGGGCCGCGGCCTACGCCACCGGCGTGGTCCCGGTCGATCTCCCGCCGATCACCGGACCCCCACCGCCGCTCGGAAACGCACATGACGAGCATCCGGAGGGGCTGGGGCCCGGCCTGCCGATCAACATGATCGGCCTGCCGCAGGACGACCCGCTGGCGCGGATGCCGTTGATCGACCTGACCGGCCTGCCGCCGCAGGCGAGCGTCGCGCCGCCGCCGATGTTCCCGTGGATGACGCCACCGCCAAGCCAAGCGCCGACAACGGGGCACATGCCCGGGTGCACGGTGATCTGCATCAGCTCGCAGACCCCGCCGACCGGAGGACCGCAACTCGGGCCGCAGGGCTTTGCCCCGCAAGCCCCGCCGCCGTTCGCACCGCAGGCCCCGCCGCCGTTCGCACCGCAGGCCCCGGCACCGTTCGCACCGCAGGCCCCGGCACCGTTCGCACCGCAAGCCCCGCCGCCACCAGCGAACCCGGCCCCGCCGATCGCACCAGCGGCGCAGGCGCCCGCTCCGCCCGGCTGA
- a CDS encoding DUF1003 domain-containing protein, which translates to MSKPTAPRRLYTPRTSRGISLRLDPETVGQSTEAIARFFGTGRYLLIQTVIVIAWIAVNLAAVSLRFDPYPFILLNLAFSTQAAYAAPLILLAQNRQENRDRVTLEEDRRRAAQTKADTEYLSRELAALRLAIGEVVTREYLRDELEELRTLLTRPDLKVPVEEPPARR; encoded by the coding sequence GTGAGCAAACCGACGGCCCCGCGGCGGCTGTACACCCCGCGGACATCGCGCGGGATCTCCCTGCGGTTGGACCCCGAGACGGTCGGGCAGAGCACCGAGGCCATCGCGCGTTTCTTCGGCACCGGCCGCTACCTGCTGATACAGACGGTCATCGTGATCGCGTGGATCGCGGTGAACCTCGCCGCGGTGAGTCTGCGCTTTGACCCCTACCCGTTCATCCTGCTCAATCTGGCCTTCTCCACGCAGGCCGCCTATGCCGCGCCGCTCATTTTGCTGGCCCAGAACCGTCAGGAGAACCGGGACCGGGTCACGCTCGAAGAGGACCGTCGCCGCGCGGCCCAGACCAAAGCCGACACCGAGTACTTGTCCCGCGAGCTGGCCGCGCTGCGGCTGGCTATCGGCGAGGTGGTCACCCGCGAATACCTGCGCGACGAGCTGGAAGAACTGCGCACCCTGCTGACCCGCCCGGACCTGAAAGTCCCGGTGGAGGAGCCCCCGGCACGCCGGTGA